The following are encoded in a window of Mycolicibacterium tusciae JS617 genomic DNA:
- a CDS encoding poly-gamma-glutamate hydrolase family protein has translation MRHTYFAYGSNLCVRQMARRCPGAVNPRPATLADHDWLINERGVATVEPFDGSQVHGVVWQLTDHDLATLDSAEGVPVRYRRDQLTVHTDDGPYPAWVYIDHRVEPGPPRPGYLERIIDGAQHHGLPQRWIDFLRRWDPAQWPRSTAKPSSPAPQSLSDLLAAPGVAEEVVLRSRFGFMAIHGGGLEQMTDVIAERAADAADASLYVVRHPDHYPHHLPSARYHAEESERLAEFLEHVDVAVSLHGYGRIGRSTQLLAGGRNRVLAEHLARHVSVTGYQVVTELGAIPRELRGLHPDNPVNRVRGGGTQLELTPRVRGISPRSQLPGDDGISPATSALVQGLAATARSWQLPSDQCAP, from the coding sequence ATGCGGCATACCTACTTCGCCTATGGGTCGAACCTGTGCGTTCGGCAGATGGCGCGGCGGTGCCCCGGCGCAGTCAACCCCCGGCCGGCGACGCTGGCCGACCATGACTGGCTGATCAACGAGCGCGGCGTGGCGACCGTCGAACCGTTCGATGGCTCGCAGGTCCATGGCGTGGTGTGGCAGCTGACCGACCATGACCTCGCCACGCTGGACAGCGCGGAAGGCGTCCCGGTGCGGTATCGCCGCGACCAGCTCACTGTGCACACCGACGATGGGCCGTACCCGGCGTGGGTCTACATCGACCACCGGGTCGAACCCGGACCGCCACGGCCGGGCTATCTGGAGCGCATCATCGACGGGGCGCAGCACCACGGGCTTCCGCAACGATGGATCGACTTCCTGCGGCGTTGGGATCCCGCGCAGTGGCCGAGGAGCACGGCCAAGCCGAGTTCACCGGCTCCACAGTCACTTTCGGACCTCCTGGCCGCGCCAGGAGTAGCCGAAGAGGTCGTCCTGCGATCGCGGTTCGGGTTCATGGCCATCCACGGCGGCGGCCTGGAGCAGATGACCGACGTGATCGCCGAGCGTGCCGCCGATGCCGCGGACGCCTCGCTGTACGTGGTTCGTCACCCCGACCACTATCCGCACCACCTGCCCTCGGCGCGCTATCACGCCGAGGAGTCCGAACGGCTCGCCGAGTTCCTCGAGCATGTCGACGTCGCAGTGTCGCTGCACGGGTACGGCCGGATCGGGCGCAGTACGCAGCTGCTCGCAGGCGGCCGCAACCGCGTACTGGCCGAGCACCTCGCGCGCCACGTCAGCGTGACGGGATATCAGGTCGTCACCGAGCTCGGCGCGATCCCCCGTGAGCTGCGGGGTCTGCACCCGGACAACCCGGTGAACCGTGTGCGTGGGGGCGGCACCCAACTCGAACTCACTCCTCGGGTACGCGGCATCAGCCCGCGCAGCCAACTACCTGGCGACGACGGCATCTCCCCCGCAACCTCGGCGTTGGTACAGGGGCTGGCCGCAACCGCCCGCTCATGGCAACTACCCTCGGATCAGTGCGCACCGTAG
- a CDS encoding serine hydrolase domain-containing protein, with protein MRTVVIAALLFLSLTAAPAHAQTTAVDAALTHAVVDDDLAGGLAVVRDGPHISHFAAGYPDVDTSAGFAPNTHVRAASITKPFVAAAVLQLVGEGKVDLDASVETYLPGRVRGEGIDAGAITVRQLLRHQSGLPEYFDNDTPPPVDPTTGEQLLNMALTRPVQFAPGTAMKYTNTNYILLGLIIERVTGRPAVDEITRRIITPLGLFDTYFPPPGDTGLRTPFAHGYELDDGRRRDVTDFNASAAGTAGGMISTNEDMSAFITALLDGRIVARPLLDQMMETVPIPDGDGLLSYGLGLGKVSLPCGVTAWGHGGDIDGFHSFVVKTFDGPAISMTFTQEPDASSPATDPRGDVLSALYCPA; from the coding sequence GTGCGCACCGTAGTCATCGCGGCCCTGCTGTTTCTGAGCTTGACAGCCGCACCTGCCCACGCCCAAACCACCGCGGTCGACGCAGCGTTGACCCACGCCGTCGTCGACGACGATCTCGCCGGCGGCCTTGCCGTGGTTCGCGATGGTCCCCACATCTCGCACTTCGCCGCCGGATACCCCGACGTCGACACGTCGGCAGGGTTCGCTCCGAACACTCACGTCCGCGCCGCAAGCATCACGAAACCCTTTGTGGCAGCAGCGGTTCTACAGCTCGTCGGTGAAGGCAAGGTCGACCTCGACGCATCCGTTGAAACCTACCTGCCTGGCCGCGTTCGCGGCGAGGGCATCGACGCAGGTGCGATCACAGTGCGGCAGTTGCTGCGCCACCAGAGCGGGCTGCCGGAGTACTTCGACAACGACACCCCGCCACCGGTCGACCCCACCACCGGCGAACAGCTACTCAACATGGCGCTGACCCGGCCGGTTCAGTTCGCACCCGGGACCGCGATGAAGTACACCAACACCAACTACATACTGCTGGGACTGATCATCGAACGGGTGACGGGACGGCCGGCAGTCGATGAGATCACTCGGCGCATCATCACTCCGCTCGGCCTGTTCGACACCTACTTCCCGCCGCCCGGCGACACCGGGCTGCGCACGCCCTTCGCGCACGGGTACGAGTTGGATGACGGCCGCCGTAGGGATGTAACCGATTTCAACGCCTCCGCAGCAGGCACAGCCGGCGGAATGATCTCCACCAACGAGGACATGTCGGCCTTCATCACCGCGCTCCTCGACGGCCGGATCGTGGCGCGGCCGCTGCTGGACCAGATGATGGAAACCGTTCCGATACCCGACGGCGACGGCCTGTTGAGTTATGGCCTCGGCCTGGGAAAGGTGTCGCTGCCGTGCGGCGTCACGGCCTGGGGGCACGGCGGCGACATCGACGGATTCCACAGCTTCGTGGTCAAGACGTTCGACGGACCGGCGATCTCGATGACGTTCACGCAAGAGCCGGACGCTTCCTCGCCTGCGACGGACCCGCGCGGCGACGTTTTGTCGGCCCTTTACTGTCCCGCCTGA
- a CDS encoding NAD(P)/FAD-dependent oxidoreductase, with protein MESPNPLQRSVAVIGSGVSGLVAAYVLAQRDRVTLYEADTRLGGHAHTHQIPLHRDEGPTGDTLAVDSAFLVHNDRTYPTLCRLFDELGIATRETDMSMSVRDDASGLEYAGARGIGGLFPSLSSLTRPRYLYMLTEVKRFHRKALRLLDSDADNATVREFLDRHGFSQYFIDHFMTPLIAAVWSSPPGQSLQYPARYLFVFLEHHGMLSVFDSPTWRTVVGGSVTYVDAVAAFIDEVRLGAAVRSVRRLPDGVEVSDGTSGPRRFDAAVIATHPDQALLMLAEPTSAERSVLGAIGYCTNHAQLHTDESVLPTRRRARASWNYLATADDAQVMVTYDVTRLMRLGGDSRFLVTLGGEHRVDPASVLTEMTYSHPMYTPDSVAAQQLLPTLDDDRVVFAGAYHGWGFHEDGAASGLRAAQRLGVEWPALAREAVPC; from the coding sequence GTGGAAAGTCCCAACCCCCTCCAACGATCCGTCGCGGTCATCGGCAGCGGCGTGTCCGGCCTGGTCGCCGCATATGTCCTGGCCCAGCGCGACCGCGTGACCCTCTACGAGGCCGACACAAGGCTCGGCGGCCACGCCCATACCCACCAGATTCCGCTGCACCGCGACGAGGGCCCCACCGGCGACACCCTGGCCGTCGACTCGGCCTTCCTCGTACACAACGACCGCACGTATCCGACGCTGTGCCGACTGTTCGACGAACTCGGCATCGCCACCAGGGAAACCGACATGTCGATGTCGGTTCGCGACGACGCGAGTGGACTCGAGTACGCAGGCGCCCGGGGGATCGGCGGGCTGTTTCCGTCCCTGTCGTCGCTCACCCGTCCGCGCTACCTGTACATGCTGACCGAGGTCAAACGTTTCCACCGCAAAGCGCTGCGCCTCCTCGACAGTGACGCGGACAACGCGACGGTTCGCGAGTTCCTCGACCGCCACGGCTTCTCCCAGTACTTCATCGACCACTTCATGACACCGCTCATTGCGGCAGTGTGGTCGTCCCCGCCGGGCCAGTCGCTGCAGTATCCGGCGCGCTACCTGTTCGTGTTCCTGGAACACCACGGCATGCTGTCTGTCTTCGACTCCCCCACCTGGCGAACGGTGGTTGGCGGTTCGGTCACATACGTGGATGCGGTCGCGGCGTTCATCGATGAGGTGCGTCTCGGTGCCGCGGTGCGCTCGGTGCGACGGCTACCCGACGGCGTCGAGGTGTCGGACGGAACCTCCGGACCGCGGCGATTCGACGCCGCGGTCATCGCCACCCATCCGGACCAAGCATTGCTGATGCTCGCCGAACCGACTTCCGCCGAACGATCCGTGCTGGGCGCCATCGGGTACTGCACCAACCACGCGCAGCTGCACACCGACGAATCCGTGCTGCCCACCCGTCGCCGCGCGCGTGCGTCGTGGAACTACCTGGCGACCGCGGACGACGCACAGGTGATGGTCACCTACGACGTGACCCGGCTGATGCGGCTGGGCGGCGACTCCCGGTTCCTGGTGACGCTCGGGGGCGAGCACCGCGTCGACCCTGCCAGCGTTCTCACCGAGATGACCTACAGCCACCCGATGTATACGCCGGACTCTGTTGCCGCCCAACAGCTTCTGCCAACCCTGGACGACGACCGCGTCGTGTTCGCCGGCGCCTATCACGGGTGGGGCTTCCACGAAGACGGCGCGGCATCTGGATTGCGGGCCGCGCAACGCCTCGGCGTCGAATGGCCGGCTCTCGCCCGCGAGGCGGTGCCGTGCTGA
- a CDS encoding DUF1365 family protein — MAGSRPRGGAVLTPAIYRTRITHLRRAPVHHYFEHRGYSWYVDVDELPKLPRWLGPFARFDARDHFSETDEPNDTLRQRIDAFLADRGVELRGGRITALLQARVLGYVFNPISLYWCHDTDGILRHVIAEVHNTYGGRHAYLLPPDTDHPTIVMKKLYVSPFNEVDGYYLVTAPRPDENLDVRISLHRENHPAFIVTMRGQRRPAGIVEVIRMQLIAPLAPLMGAIGIRIQGITLWLRRVPIVPRTNSSEVPRTNSSEVRRKSNDKERVDH, encoded by the coding sequence ATGGCCGGCTCTCGCCCGCGAGGCGGTGCCGTGCTGACACCCGCTATCTACCGCACGCGGATCACCCATCTGCGCCGCGCCCCCGTGCATCACTACTTCGAGCATCGCGGGTACAGCTGGTACGTCGACGTCGACGAGTTGCCGAAGCTTCCCCGATGGCTGGGGCCGTTCGCCCGGTTCGACGCGCGCGATCACTTCAGTGAAACCGACGAGCCGAATGACACACTGCGGCAACGCATCGACGCATTTCTCGCCGACCGGGGCGTCGAATTGCGAGGCGGCCGGATCACCGCATTGCTGCAGGCCCGGGTTCTCGGATACGTCTTCAACCCCATCAGCCTCTATTGGTGCCACGACACCGACGGGATACTGCGGCACGTCATCGCCGAGGTGCACAACACCTACGGCGGACGCCATGCGTACCTGTTGCCCCCCGACACCGATCACCCCACGATCGTGATGAAAAAGCTGTACGTCTCCCCGTTCAACGAGGTCGACGGCTATTACCTGGTTACCGCGCCTCGGCCCGACGAAAACCTCGACGTGCGAATCTCGTTGCACCGCGAAAATCACCCGGCGTTCATAGTCACCATGCGCGGGCAACGGCGGCCCGCAGGCATCGTCGAGGTCATCCGGATGCAACTGATCGCGCCACTCGCCCCGTTGATGGGCGCCATCGGGATCCGGATACAAGGCATCACGCTCTGGCTGCGACGCGTTCCCATCGTGCCCCGCACGAATTCCAGCGAAGTGCCCCGCACGAATTCCAGCGAAGTGCGGCGAAAGTCTAACGACAAAGAAAGAGTCGACCACTAG
- a CDS encoding class I SAM-dependent methyltransferase: protein MTTGLTLAPSATIDSDRWPAVARVPDGPVSGLTGAIADRLFRRAAARLPIRVVYPDGTVVGAADPTLPTMVVHRPEAIIRRVGRYGLIGFGESFMAGDWSSTDIAGLLTEFGKRLTELIPPVLQRFRPLAVVRQPRSQHNSRRQARRNIAEHYDLSNAMFAEFLDETMTYSSALFGALPADESALADAQRRKIDRLLDTANVGPSSRVLEIGTGWGELCIRAASRGAHVRSVTLSAEQQRLARQRVAEAGLSDRVEIDLCDYRDVEGRYDAVLSIEMVEAVGYRFWPTYFQTLDRLVTPGGRVAIQAITMPHDRMLASRNTHTWIQKYIFPGGLLPSTEAIIGITESSTRLRTVDVFSLQPHYAETLRMWRERFVDRRDSLANLGFDDVFHRMWELYLAYSEAGFRSGYLDVYQWTFAPSGHQQ, encoded by the coding sequence GTGACTACCGGTCTCACGCTAGCCCCCTCGGCCACAATCGATTCCGACAGATGGCCCGCCGTGGCGCGGGTACCCGACGGTCCTGTCAGCGGCCTAACGGGCGCCATTGCGGACCGGCTGTTCCGCCGCGCGGCGGCCCGGTTGCCGATCCGCGTCGTGTACCCCGACGGGACAGTGGTCGGTGCCGCCGACCCCACCCTGCCGACGATGGTCGTGCACCGGCCCGAGGCGATAATTCGCCGGGTCGGCCGCTACGGGCTCATCGGCTTCGGCGAATCCTTCATGGCCGGCGACTGGAGCTCCACTGATATCGCGGGCCTGCTGACCGAGTTCGGTAAGCGGCTGACGGAGCTGATTCCTCCTGTCCTGCAGCGATTCCGGCCTCTCGCGGTGGTTCGTCAGCCGCGGTCACAGCACAACAGCCGCCGACAGGCGCGGCGCAACATCGCCGAACACTATGATCTGTCTAACGCCATGTTCGCCGAATTCCTCGACGAGACGATGACGTACTCCAGCGCGTTGTTCGGCGCACTGCCCGCCGACGAGTCGGCTCTCGCCGACGCACAGCGCCGAAAGATCGACCGGCTCCTCGATACCGCGAATGTTGGGCCGAGCAGTCGTGTGCTCGAAATCGGTACCGGCTGGGGTGAACTGTGCATCCGCGCCGCGTCGCGGGGTGCCCATGTCCGTTCGGTCACCTTGTCGGCCGAGCAGCAGCGACTGGCTCGGCAAAGGGTGGCCGAAGCGGGCTTGTCCGACCGAGTCGAAATCGATCTTTGCGACTACCGCGACGTCGAAGGCCGCTATGACGCCGTCCTGTCGATCGAGATGGTCGAGGCGGTCGGATACCGGTTCTGGCCCACCTACTTTCAGACTCTGGATCGTCTGGTGACGCCTGGCGGGCGAGTGGCGATTCAGGCCATCACCATGCCGCACGACCGGATGCTGGCCAGTCGCAACACCCATACCTGGATCCAGAAGTACATCTTCCCCGGCGGTCTGTTGCCCTCCACCGAGGCGATCATCGGCATCACCGAGTCCAGTACCCGACTGCGCACGGTCGACGTGTTCTCCCTTCAACCGCACTACGCCGAGACGCTGCGGATGTGGCGGGAGCGTTTCGTCGATCGTCGGGATTCCTTGGCAAACCTAGGTTTCGACGATGTATTTCACCGGATGTGGGAGCTTTACCTGGCCTACTCCGAGGCCGGATTCCGGTCCGGATATCTCGACGTCTATCAGTGGACGTTCGCGCCGTCCGGACATCAGCAATGA